A single genomic interval of Stieleria maiorica harbors:
- a CDS encoding glycoside hydrolase family 130 protein, whose translation MIQRLSESVLLCPADLRPSRDDFAVIGVFNPGVVQIRDEVVMLTRVAERPIAQRAGFTGLPRWESSGDCVVDWVHDDDLISVDPRVVRTKSEGLLRLTSVSHLRVFRKRAGSPEGWVPGPTLIPATALEEFGIEDPRITKIDQTYWITYVAVSRPGAATALASSDDMLTFKRHGLIFCPENKDVVLFPHKIDGQFVALHRPNPNSHFSQPQIWLARSPDLLHWGRHQPLLRGRTTWEADRVGGGTPPILIDEGWLHLYHGSQRARQGGRVGEYSVGALLLDRDDPSQVLARSQQPIMRPVAESERNGFVANVVFPTALIESNRDDHDDVLSVYYGATDTSIGVVAFSKRDILNAIH comes from the coding sequence ATGATACAACGACTATCCGAATCGGTCCTGCTCTGTCCCGCGGATTTGCGACCGTCGCGAGATGATTTCGCGGTGATCGGCGTCTTCAATCCAGGCGTCGTCCAAATTCGCGATGAAGTCGTCATGCTCACGCGAGTTGCTGAAAGGCCGATAGCACAACGTGCCGGTTTCACGGGGTTGCCTCGGTGGGAATCGAGTGGTGACTGTGTTGTCGACTGGGTCCATGACGACGATTTGATTTCGGTCGATCCGCGTGTCGTGCGAACAAAGTCCGAGGGTCTTCTGCGGCTGACGTCGGTATCCCATCTACGTGTGTTTCGCAAACGGGCCGGTAGCCCCGAGGGCTGGGTGCCGGGGCCAACACTCATTCCAGCGACGGCATTGGAAGAGTTTGGCATAGAAGACCCGCGGATTACGAAGATCGATCAAACGTATTGGATCACCTACGTGGCGGTCTCGCGACCGGGAGCCGCAACGGCGCTGGCTTCCAGCGATGACATGCTGACCTTCAAGCGGCACGGCTTGATCTTTTGTCCCGAGAACAAAGACGTCGTTTTATTTCCTCATAAGATCGATGGCCAGTTCGTAGCACTGCATCGCCCCAATCCGAACTCGCATTTCAGCCAGCCTCAAATCTGGCTTGCCCGATCGCCCGACCTTCTGCATTGGGGCAGACATCAGCCGCTGCTTCGAGGACGAACGACGTGGGAAGCAGACCGAGTCGGTGGAGGAACTCCGCCAATATTGATCGACGAAGGCTGGTTGCATCTTTACCACGGCAGTCAGCGAGCCCGGCAAGGTGGCCGCGTCGGCGAATACTCCGTGGGGGCATTGCTATTGGACCGAGACGATCCGTCTCAAGTGCTGGCGCGATCTCAGCAGCCGATCATGCGACCGGTGGCTGAGTCCGAGCGAAACGGTTTCGTAGCCAATGTCGTGTTTCCGACGGCATTGATCGAATCGAACAGGGACGATCACGACGACGTGCTCAGCGTTTACTACGGCGCGACCGACACATCGATCGGCGTCGTCGCATTTTCCAAGCGAGACATACTGAACGCAATTCATTGA
- the ptsP gene encoding phosphoenolpyruvate--protein phosphotransferase, whose product MRDGSKPTHATVGSIAHKSFILDEQEREMTVLEGSPVSPGFASGIAIVYGYEVERKLLLPVREIQHSDVQVECDRMDDALEQSKRDLKTAEQIANNDPKLADAAALLSAHAAMASEIAVSVKQQIGCDLVNVEQALDSVIRDWISRLQQLDNEYLRQREQDIRDVGQRMTRALAGTTPWSCDSLPPGSVIVARELLPSEAVGLANSGVVAIVCEDGGKLSHTAIVARALGIPAISGIFSITSRIQSGAMLLVDGLTGVVTIQPTEPEKAAFSVRQLQHERQIASLLSEEMQPCMTLDGVEISLMANVGLPDEVNQVAKHHLTGVGLFRTEFLFIESQSRPSFDSQLHVYGDMASKLIGLPMTIRTFDLGGDKLPPFLALDEIRNRSSLHLRGLRFSLSEKNLLDAQLRAIVQVAQTTDVRILFPMVIGSHDFAQASEAVDRAVRQLDVLRRPSVGAMIETPAALFALDEILALADFVAIGTNDLTQYMLAADRELSQGTDDCTAMHPAVLRAIQQVVEAAEKQQCSVCVCGEEAGDADFACLLVGLGIRELSLGPSRAGAVRHAIRHISQCEARRVADSALRCQSPRQVQQLIGTLRSGKLIATRSADERTCQQDDVGTTTIEAQSRSIAVAAAERKLLRETNIALKHRVVKERELLSGANHNLDAAAEASRIAAAAFDTDDSILVEKRSEADPASIRAARMVQRALFPAAAPCLLGFDIAGAVHPAQQVSGDFFDFISLGPDSVGVIVADVSGHGLGAALLKAQTQAYLHALAENSSDPGELLTNTNRLFGNSDTGHTVTSFLGRLDAATRSFVYAGAGHQGYLVRSNGAAQVLGSTGYPLGVELNAAISSAPAIVLQTGDTLVVPTDGTEESMSPGGREFGQERMLNVVRTNRRMSAAQIVNALFLAARDFADHRPQEDDITALVVKVLPPCRPQNPRDRKQDENG is encoded by the coding sequence ATGCGTGATGGGTCTAAACCAACTCATGCTACCGTTGGCAGCATCGCTCACAAAAGTTTCATACTCGACGAACAGGAAAGAGAAATGACAGTATTGGAAGGGAGTCCCGTCTCACCCGGATTTGCAAGTGGAATTGCGATCGTTTACGGCTATGAAGTTGAACGAAAGCTGTTATTGCCGGTTCGTGAAATACAGCATTCTGATGTGCAAGTTGAATGCGATCGGATGGATGATGCGCTTGAACAGTCCAAACGAGATTTAAAAACCGCTGAGCAAATTGCAAACAACGATCCAAAACTCGCCGACGCAGCTGCACTGTTGTCTGCTCACGCCGCGATGGCCAGCGAGATTGCGGTGTCCGTCAAGCAGCAGATTGGATGCGACCTTGTCAATGTGGAACAGGCCCTTGATTCTGTCATCCGCGATTGGATCAGCCGATTGCAACAGCTCGACAACGAGTACTTGCGGCAACGTGAACAAGACATCCGAGACGTAGGCCAGCGGATGACGCGCGCGTTGGCAGGCACGACGCCGTGGAGTTGTGATTCGTTGCCGCCAGGATCCGTGATCGTAGCCCGCGAACTGCTTCCGTCCGAAGCGGTCGGGCTTGCCAATAGCGGTGTTGTCGCGATCGTTTGTGAAGATGGAGGAAAGCTCAGTCACACCGCAATCGTTGCCCGAGCATTGGGGATTCCGGCGATCTCAGGCATCTTCAGCATCACCTCTCGGATTCAGTCCGGCGCAATGCTGCTTGTCGATGGCTTGACGGGAGTCGTAACGATACAGCCAACCGAACCTGAGAAGGCTGCCTTCTCGGTTCGTCAGCTCCAGCACGAACGGCAGATCGCGTCACTACTGTCGGAAGAAATGCAGCCGTGTATGACGCTCGATGGAGTGGAGATTTCATTAATGGCGAACGTTGGATTGCCCGACGAAGTCAATCAGGTCGCGAAACATCACTTGACCGGAGTCGGGTTGTTTCGCACCGAGTTCTTATTTATCGAATCGCAATCGCGTCCGAGCTTCGATTCGCAGTTGCACGTCTATGGCGACATGGCAAGCAAGTTAATCGGTTTGCCGATGACAATTCGCACTTTCGATCTCGGCGGTGACAAGCTCCCTCCTTTCCTTGCACTCGATGAAATAAGAAATCGTTCGAGTCTTCACCTGCGTGGACTACGATTTTCGCTCTCTGAAAAGAATCTTCTGGATGCCCAATTGCGGGCAATTGTTCAGGTCGCACAAACGACAGATGTTCGCATTTTGTTTCCGATGGTGATCGGGAGCCACGATTTTGCACAAGCGAGCGAGGCTGTCGATCGCGCCGTGCGGCAACTGGATGTTCTCCGTCGACCTTCCGTCGGCGCAATGATTGAAACACCTGCGGCGTTATTTGCTTTGGACGAGATCCTTGCATTGGCCGACTTTGTCGCGATCGGTACGAACGACTTGACGCAGTACATGCTGGCAGCTGATCGTGAGTTGTCTCAGGGGACAGACGACTGCACGGCGATGCACCCAGCTGTGTTACGTGCAATCCAACAAGTTGTGGAGGCTGCAGAAAAGCAGCAATGTTCCGTTTGCGTCTGCGGCGAGGAGGCAGGGGACGCGGACTTCGCGTGCCTGCTTGTCGGATTGGGAATTCGTGAGCTCAGCTTGGGACCGTCGCGCGCCGGGGCCGTGCGACATGCGATACGACACATTAGCCAATGTGAGGCACGTCGGGTCGCTGACTCGGCGCTTCGCTGCCAATCTCCGCGACAAGTGCAACAGTTGATTGGCACACTGCGATCGGGCAAGTTGATTGCGACGCGTTCGGCTGATGAAAGGACGTGCCAGCAGGACGATGTGGGAACCACGACCATCGAAGCGCAGTCGCGATCGATCGCCGTAGCTGCTGCCGAGCGAAAGTTGCTGCGTGAAACGAACATCGCTTTGAAACATCGAGTTGTCAAAGAAAGGGAGCTGCTATCCGGAGCCAACCATAACCTGGACGCAGCCGCAGAAGCTTCACGCATTGCGGCGGCCGCCTTCGATACCGACGACAGCATCTTGGTTGAGAAACGCAGTGAAGCTGATCCCGCATCGATCCGAGCCGCCCGCATGGTGCAGCGGGCCCTGTTCCCGGCAGCCGCACCCTGCTTACTCGGTTTTGATATCGCCGGCGCGGTGCATCCTGCCCAACAAGTCAGCGGAGACTTCTTCGACTTCATTTCTCTCGGACCGGACTCGGTCGGCGTTATTGTTGCGGATGTCAGCGGCCATGGATTGGGAGCGGCTTTGCTGAAGGCTCAAACCCAGGCCTACTTGCACGCACTGGCCGAGAACTCTTCTGATCCCGGCGAACTGCTGACCAACACGAATCGGCTCTTCGGAAACAGCGACACCGGACACACCGTCACGTCGTTTCTCGGCCGTCTCGACGCAGCGACGCGATCCTTCGTGTACGCCGGTGCCGGGCACCAGGGATACCTCGTCAGAAGCAATGGTGCGGCGCAAGTGCTCGGTTCGACAGGCTATCCACTGGGCGTCGAATTGAACGCAGCCATTTCCTCCGCACCGGCGATTGTCTTGCAAACCGGCGACACGCTTGTGGTGCCGACCGATGGTACCGAGGAATCGATGAGTCCCGGAGGGAGAGAGTTCGGTCAGGAACGAATGCTCAACGTCGTTCGCACCAACCGGAGAATGTCCGCTGCTCAAATCGTCAATGCTCTCTTTCTCGCGGCACGTGACTTTGCTGACCACCGTCCGCAGGAAGACGATATCACTGCACTTGTCGTCAAAGTATTACCGCCATGTCGGCCCCAGAATCCTCGAGATCGGAAGCAAGACGAGAATGGATAG
- a CDS encoding BON domain-containing protein, which yields MTLGNKTSDKTLLKNVERKLMQKCVGSVRISATVRSGDATITGTLRHEHERKPIVRCVAAVQGIRRVVDQLRVAEKINPNG from the coding sequence ATGACGCTTGGCAACAAAACCTCTGACAAAACGCTCCTAAAGAATGTCGAACGTAAATTGATGCAGAAATGTGTCGGAAGCGTAAGAATCAGTGCGACAGTTCGGAGCGGTGATGCGACCATCACGGGAACGCTCAGGCATGAACACGAGCGCAAACCGATCGTTCGATGTGTCGCGGCCGTGCAGGGAATCCGGCGTGTTGTCGACCAGCTGCGGGTAGCAGAGAAGATCAACCCAAACGGTTAG
- a CDS encoding transglutaminase-like domain-containing protein, with amino-acid sequence MRNDTTVEDCGQSDQQLWNAVQHSVQDLPDEVLIFLLASRYCEVDSDLKDLAGNLFNSTPPGWQRVQSICNFVFQHLGFDYQQARANRTALEAFHERTGVCRDYTHLAITLCRCMNIPARYCTGYLSDIGVTPTHDPMDFCAWFEAYLGGKWHTFDPRNNVPRIGRVLIARGRDAADAALTTTFGANELESFKVWADEVPG; translated from the coding sequence TTGCGAAACGACACTACCGTTGAGGACTGCGGACAATCAGATCAGCAGTTGTGGAATGCGGTGCAGCACAGCGTTCAGGACCTACCCGATGAAGTACTGATATTCTTGCTCGCCAGCCGCTACTGCGAGGTAGACAGCGACTTGAAGGATCTTGCGGGGAATCTATTCAATTCGACTCCCCCCGGCTGGCAGCGCGTGCAGTCGATCTGCAACTTTGTCTTTCAGCATCTTGGTTTTGACTACCAGCAGGCCCGCGCGAACCGGACGGCGCTTGAGGCGTTTCACGAACGCACCGGTGTTTGCCGAGACTACACGCATTTGGCAATCACGCTTTGCCGCTGTATGAATATCCCAGCCCGATACTGCACCGGGTATCTCAGCGATATCGGCGTAACGCCGACACATGACCCTATGGATTTCTGCGCGTGGTTCGAAGCGTATCTGGGTGGAAAGTGGCACACTTTTGATCCTCGCAACAACGTACCGCGAATTGGTCGTGTCTTGATCGCGCGTGGACGCGATGCGGCAGACGCGGCGCTCACAACTACTTTTGGAGCGAATGAATTGGAGTCCTTCAAGGTTTGGGCCGACGAAGTCCCTGGGTGA
- a CDS encoding CBS domain-containing protein — translation MKTKSNPIKVPLARAIMMPNIQTLLPDTLVPLAIHEILTRQYSEMPIVNEDGEYLGMFSEKCCMRVLASLIELIDASKRDPPKASNVMIPRKKLFTLDPGEDVFDAMSSLLAMGYSGAPVIASDGEFLGIFSERTCLGFVIEAAYSEIPSAKVGGFIDPDSNRLINADTDLHAIARIFVKTSYARLPVVRDDRIIGQISRRDVLNHSNILSSILRHRLDLPQTERESSLPAADTFLAAYGMLSDHSVKAFADTTSHSIDPEMDLFSVAQLFLQSPYRRFSVLEERRLVGQISRCDVLRHAIRLLK, via the coding sequence ATGAAAACAAAATCAAACCCAATCAAGGTGCCGCTCGCCAGAGCCATCATGATGCCGAATATTCAAACACTGTTACCCGATACCCTGGTACCACTTGCAATCCACGAAATTCTCACACGACAGTATTCCGAGATGCCAATCGTCAATGAAGACGGCGAGTACCTTGGGATGTTCTCTGAGAAGTGCTGTATGCGCGTTCTGGCTTCCCTCATCGAGTTGATTGATGCATCGAAACGAGATCCTCCAAAAGCCTCCAATGTAATGATTCCTCGCAAGAAATTATTTACGCTGGACCCTGGGGAAGACGTATTTGACGCGATGTCATCATTGCTTGCGATGGGATATTCCGGCGCACCTGTCATTGCCTCCGATGGAGAATTCCTCGGCATATTCTCGGAAAGGACCTGTTTGGGGTTCGTCATTGAGGCCGCTTACAGCGAAATCCCTTCGGCGAAGGTTGGCGGATTCATTGATCCGGACAGTAATCGGCTCATCAATGCCGATACGGACTTGCACGCAATTGCGAGGATATTCGTTAAAACGTCCTACGCTCGCTTGCCGGTTGTGCGAGACGATCGGATCATCGGGCAGATTTCACGGCGCGACGTACTCAACCACTCCAACATACTTTCAAGTATCCTGCGACACCGCCTAGACCTGCCGCAGACCGAACGCGAGTCAAGTCTTCCTGCAGCGGATACATTCCTTGCGGCTTACGGGATGTTGTCTGATCACAGCGTGAAAGCCTTCGCTGATACGACTTCTCACTCCATCGATCCTGAAATGGATTTGTTTTCAGTAGCCCAGCTCTTTCTTCAATCCCCTTATCGTCGTTTCTCTGTACTTGAAGAACGTAGGTTGGTCGGCCAAATCAGCCGTTGTGATGTATTGCGTCACGCGATCCGATTGCTGAAGTAA
- the groL gene encoding chaperonin GroEL (60 kDa chaperone family; promotes refolding of misfolded polypeptides especially under stressful conditions; forms two stacked rings of heptamers to form a barrel-shaped 14mer; ends can be capped by GroES; misfolded proteins enter the barrel where they are refolded when GroES binds) translates to MSTMIFHEEAREAIRRGVGQLARTVRSTLGPRGHTVMLANSFGPPTVTKDGVTVANAIELEDANENIGAKMVREVASKTNQVAGDGTTTATVLADAIFNEGLRAVVAGVNPVGLKDGIEKATADVVSHLKSISIATKGQKAMAQVASIAANNDLTIGRTVADALEQVGSGGVVTIEDGKAVDNEVNWVEGMRFDKGYLSPYFVNHPESMVCVLEDPYVLIHEAKISSVREILPLLEKVAEAGRPLLIVAEDVQGEPLTTLVINRLRGTFTCCAVKSPGYGGLRQAVMEDVAIMTGAQNISESLGLQLKNLGLDSLGSAKRVIVDKDHTTIIDGAGTKAGIRGRIAQIESELEKATQGYDREKLRSRKAKLCGGIATISVGGSTELEVKEKKARFEDALNATRAAVEEGIVPGGGVALLRAAAGCKRTDLNEHEQIGYDIVLRACRSPLTWIAENAGGNGRLICEKVAAAKGNCGYNAAEDRFEDLMVAGVIDPAKVVRCALQNAASVSTLLLTSDVLITKTP, encoded by the coding sequence ATGTCCACAATGATCTTTCACGAAGAAGCGAGAGAAGCAATTAGGCGCGGAGTGGGGCAACTCGCGCGAACCGTGCGCAGCACACTGGGCCCGCGCGGCCATACGGTAATGCTCGCGAACTCGTTTGGTCCCCCAACAGTTACCAAAGACGGCGTCACCGTTGCCAACGCCATTGAATTGGAAGACGCGAACGAAAACATTGGCGCCAAAATGGTTCGCGAAGTTGCGTCCAAAACCAACCAGGTGGCGGGCGATGGCACGACAACCGCAACGGTTTTGGCAGATGCAATCTTCAACGAGGGGCTGCGAGCAGTAGTCGCCGGAGTCAATCCAGTCGGCCTAAAAGACGGCATCGAAAAGGCAACTGCCGACGTCGTTAGTCACCTGAAATCGATCTCGATCGCGACCAAGGGACAAAAGGCGATGGCTCAGGTCGCATCGATTGCCGCCAATAACGACTTGACGATCGGAAGGACAGTCGCCGATGCCTTAGAGCAGGTTGGCTCCGGAGGCGTCGTCACGATCGAAGACGGGAAAGCGGTCGACAACGAAGTCAATTGGGTCGAAGGGATGCGATTTGACAAAGGATACCTATCACCCTATTTCGTCAACCATCCGGAATCGATGGTGTGTGTCTTGGAGGATCCGTATGTTTTGATCCACGAAGCAAAAATCTCCAGCGTCCGGGAGATCCTGCCCCTACTTGAAAAAGTTGCGGAGGCCGGCCGACCGCTGTTGATCGTGGCCGAAGACGTGCAGGGTGAACCGTTGACGACGCTAGTGATCAATCGTTTGCGAGGAACATTCACTTGCTGTGCCGTGAAGTCGCCGGGCTATGGAGGTCTTCGTCAGGCAGTGATGGAAGACGTCGCAATCATGACCGGTGCACAAAACATCTCCGAGAGTCTCGGTCTGCAATTGAAGAATCTGGGTCTCGACTCACTCGGCAGTGCCAAAAGAGTAATTGTCGATAAGGACCACACAACGATCATCGACGGCGCAGGGACGAAGGCAGGCATTCGAGGCCGAATCGCTCAGATCGAGAGCGAGCTTGAGAAAGCGACCCAAGGCTATGATCGAGAGAAATTGCGGTCGAGGAAAGCGAAACTCTGCGGAGGCATTGCCACGATCAGCGTCGGGGGCTCAACCGAATTGGAAGTTAAAGAGAAGAAAGCACGTTTCGAGGACGCCTTGAATGCGACGCGTGCTGCGGTCGAGGAGGGGATCGTTCCAGGTGGCGGCGTTGCCCTCCTTCGCGCCGCCGCGGGCTGCAAACGCACTGATCTGAACGAACATGAACAGATAGGTTACGACATCGTGCTTCGCGCTTGCCGCTCACCGCTGACATGGATTGCCGAGAACGCTGGCGGGAACGGTCGCTTGATCTGTGAAAAGGTCGCCGCGGCGAAAGGCAACTGTGGATACAACGCTGCCGAAGATCGCTTCGAAGACCTGATGGTCGCGGGCGTCATCGATCCCGCGAAGGTCGTTCGTTGTGCATTGCAGAACGCGGCCAGTGTGTCCACCCTGCTGCTCACCAGCGATGTGCTGATCACAAAAACGCCGTGA
- the floA gene encoding flotillin-like protein FloA (flotillin-like protein involved in membrane lipid rafts), producing the protein MMANIWIPGALQLLLGAALIASLVVVLLIVVFAKWGTYWLQAYMSGADVSMKSLIVMSFLRIEQRLIVTAKVMGRQAGLRIDREDGMSTARLLAHHLAGGDVMKVVCAIIAAQRAGIVLDFDRAAAIDLAGRDVLLAVQTSVSPKVISCPRQDDESTNSLSAVAKNGVELLVSARVTVRTNLDQLIGGATEETIIARVGQGIVSAIGSANSHMDVLEMPSQISKGAMARGLDSNTAFSIVSIDIADIDVGENIGARLQKDQANADTRIARAQAEVRRANAVAEKQQMLAKVKEAQAELVLAEAEVPAALADAFRAGQLRATSMDRTQGKRRHEIKQPMTLERRSIPQGAGDDNGSSANPFQRVRDENE; encoded by the coding sequence ATGATGGCAAACATTTGGATTCCCGGTGCTTTGCAACTGCTGCTTGGGGCAGCGTTGATCGCTTCCCTGGTGGTCGTGCTGCTCATTGTGGTGTTCGCTAAGTGGGGCACGTACTGGCTTCAGGCGTACATGTCGGGTGCAGACGTGAGCATGAAAAGCTTGATCGTTATGAGTTTCCTGAGGATTGAGCAACGTTTAATCGTGACCGCCAAGGTCATGGGCCGGCAGGCGGGTTTGCGGATCGACCGCGAAGACGGAATGAGCACGGCTCGCTTGCTAGCACATCACTTGGCCGGCGGCGATGTGATGAAGGTGGTTTGCGCGATCATTGCCGCCCAGCGCGCTGGAATCGTCTTGGACTTTGACCGTGCAGCCGCGATCGACCTCGCCGGCCGTGATGTGCTACTTGCCGTGCAAACCAGTGTTTCTCCCAAGGTGATCTCTTGCCCGCGCCAGGATGACGAAAGCACGAACTCCCTTAGCGCGGTCGCCAAGAATGGCGTCGAACTTCTGGTCAGCGCGAGGGTCACGGTCCGTACGAACTTGGATCAACTAATCGGAGGGGCGACCGAAGAAACGATCATCGCGCGTGTCGGTCAAGGAATCGTCTCTGCAATCGGCTCAGCGAATTCACACATGGACGTGCTCGAGATGCCGTCGCAAATCTCGAAAGGTGCGATGGCACGTGGATTGGATTCAAACACCGCCTTTTCAATCGTCTCGATTGACATTGCTGATATCGACGTTGGCGAAAACATTGGGGCTCGACTGCAGAAGGACCAGGCTAACGCTGATACTCGAATTGCCCGAGCCCAGGCCGAAGTGCGTCGCGCCAATGCGGTGGCTGAAAAACAACAAATGCTTGCCAAGGTCAAGGAAGCCCAAGCAGAACTCGTGCTTGCCGAGGCCGAGGTGCCCGCTGCGTTGGCTGATGCATTTCGCGCAGGACAGTTGCGTGCAACGTCAATGGATAGGACGCAAGGCAAGCGACGCCATGAAATAAAGCAGCCGATGACGCTCGAACGTCGAAGTATTCCGCAAGGAGCCGGCGATGATAATGGCTCGTCGGCGAATCCGTTCCAAAGAGTGAGAGACGAAAACGAATGA
- a CDS encoding Na-translocating system protein MpsC family protein, with the protein MTQQLARVASTLQRQRTGVAPKTVTATLCENTLVVTMEGVLTPAEQALAQTPPGVTQVQEFHRQLFASSSESMREKIKTITGRDVREEAAEIQTDAGTLAHLFKSGAMVQVFILTPELSSYQGSDRESLERADDDGFHLPAQADGSEESERA; encoded by the coding sequence ATGACGCAACAGCTCGCCCGCGTCGCTAGTACGCTGCAACGCCAGAGGACGGGAGTCGCTCCCAAAACCGTGACCGCGACACTCTGCGAAAACACGTTGGTCGTGACCATGGAAGGCGTACTAACACCGGCCGAGCAGGCCTTGGCCCAGACTCCGCCGGGCGTAACACAGGTACAAGAGTTCCACCGGCAACTCTTCGCCAGTTCGTCTGAGTCGATGCGAGAGAAGATCAAGACCATCACGGGGCGAGACGTGCGAGAGGAAGCCGCGGAAATCCAAACAGATGCGGGCACCCTCGCTCATCTATTTAAGTCGGGCGCGATGGTGCAAGTGTTCATCTTGACCCCTGAACTGAGCTCCTACCAAGGAAGTGACCGTGAATCGTTGGAGCGAGCTGACGATGACGGATTCCATCTGCCGGCGCAGGCCGATGGTTCTGAAGAAAGTGAGCGTGCCTAA
- a CDS encoding DUF2294 domain-containing protein: MKTQGEIEAAVCKGMSHFEQEYMGRGPTDIRAHLIGDLLVVRLKGVLTAAEQHLVRTLPAEKGRDLLKQVRTQLIETARPALETVIHDITGVKPRSLHHDISTHTGEEIVIFTLHESPAYRESKKK; this comes from the coding sequence GTGAAAACACAGGGAGAAATCGAAGCTGCCGTCTGCAAAGGAATGTCCCATTTCGAGCAGGAGTATATGGGGCGTGGCCCGACGGACATCCGCGCGCATTTGATTGGCGATCTGCTGGTGGTTCGACTGAAAGGCGTATTGACCGCCGCTGAGCAGCACTTGGTGAGAACCCTTCCGGCGGAGAAAGGGCGGGACCTGCTGAAACAGGTTCGAACGCAACTGATTGAGACAGCGCGGCCAGCTTTGGAGACAGTGATCCACGATATCACTGGCGTCAAGCCTCGTAGCTTGCACCACGATATCAGTACCCACACAGGCGAAGAAATCGTCATTTTTACGCTCCATGAGTCGCCCGCCTATCGTGAGTCAAAAAAGAAGTAG